One region of Methanobacterium sp. genomic DNA includes:
- the hdrC gene encoding CoB--CoM heterodisulfide reductase subunit C — protein MNVLKRLKDFLTGEEAKKDKNTETESTESPKTSESETKQETVPAVEKVKAVATVEKKREETKTPEVQEETEKVEPETEVIEEAKKENPKPKGSVNMTLLNKDENLVVAEKIDPTFQQSIIDAGVETIALCYQCGTCTGSCPSGKRTPYRIRSIIRKANYGLKEEVLNDETIWECVTCYTCQERCPRGVEIVDVVKAIRNMQSRAGKMAPAHKMVGSFVLKTGHGVPINDATMELRKRVGLGELPPTTHEFPEALEEVQNILKKTGFDSLIGYNWETGELE, from the coding sequence ATGAATGTACTAAAACGTTTGAAAGATTTTTTAACTGGGGAAGAGGCAAAAAAGGATAAAAACACTGAAACAGAAAGTACAGAATCACCAAAAACCAGTGAATCAGAAACAAAACAAGAAACCGTCCCTGCAGTAGAAAAAGTTAAAGCTGTAGCTACCGTAGAAAAAAAGAGAGAAGAAACAAAAACCCCTGAAGTTCAAGAAGAAACTGAAAAAGTAGAACCTGAAACAGAAGTTATTGAAGAAGCCAAAAAAGAAAACCCCAAACCCAAAGGAAGTGTAAATATGACTTTACTCAATAAAGATGAAAATTTAGTAGTTGCTGAAAAAATAGATCCAACATTTCAACAAAGCATCATTGACGCTGGTGTGGAAACAATAGCTTTATGCTACCAGTGCGGGACATGTACTGGATCATGTCCATCTGGAAAAAGAACCCCATACAGAATAAGAAGTATCATAAGAAAGGCAAATTATGGACTTAAAGAGGAAGTTTTAAACGATGAAACCATCTGGGAATGTGTTACATGCTACACATGTCAGGAAAGATGCCCGAGAGGTGTTGAAATTGTGGATGTAGTTAAAGCAATAAGAAACATGCAATCCAGGGCAGGAAAAATGGCGCCGGCACACAAAATGGTGGGCTCATTTGTATTAAAAACCGGACATGGTGTACCCATTAATGATGCTACAATGGAACTTAGAAAAAGAGTAGGATTGGGAGAATTGCCACCAACCACCCATGAATTCCCTGAAGCACTGGAAGAGGTACAGAATATACTCAAGAAAACAGGATTTGACAGTTTAATTGGATACAACTGGGAAACCGGAGAATTAGAATAA
- a CDS encoding CDP-alcohol phosphatidyltransferase family protein, whose amino-acid sequence MNEKLKSWSEIKEEKGFYAYIPSGITSIRIILTPLFLYTLLNDLNLFTIPLFLFLCLTDFIDGYFARKLNISSSFGAYFDTTADFILILTAFTAFVIKGIYPYWILFLIIFMFLQFILTSKIKILVYDHVGKYFGSILFGGALITLLFDNISLYGYILTLIVLTSTVSLVSRYISLSLFGKIKN is encoded by the coding sequence ATGAATGAAAAATTAAAAAGCTGGAGTGAAATAAAGGAGGAAAAAGGCTTTTATGCATACATACCCTCTGGAATTACTTCAATACGGATTATATTAACGCCTTTGTTTTTATATACACTACTTAATGATTTAAACTTGTTTACAATCCCATTATTTCTATTTCTATGTTTAACCGATTTTATAGATGGTTATTTTGCAAGAAAACTGAATATTTCATCATCTTTCGGAGCATATTTTGATACAACTGCTGATTTTATCCTGATTTTAACTGCTTTTACAGCTTTTGTTATAAAAGGAATTTATCCTTACTGGATATTGTTTTTGATAATATTCATGTTTTTACAGTTTATTTTAACTTCAAAGATTAAAATATTGGTTTATGATCATGTAGGTAAATATTTTGGAAGCATCCTGTTTGGAGGGGCTTTAATTACTTTATTATTTGATAATATATCGTTATATGGTTATATACTCACTCTTATTGTCCTGACTTCAACTGTATCATTGGTAAGTCGTTATATAAGTTTATCCCTCTTTGGGAAAATAAAAAATTAA
- a CDS encoding archaeosine tRNA-ribosyltransferase, giving the protein MIEITLHDGPARFGKCNELITPNILPSSFDLKMIRDEPMPYDVPEELAKWSVNRTIEFAKNSSVEGMVVIHGGKYVDLRVKCAQKLDDLGFNSFLIANSKELLRNPRDLVNIMVNIRKTVNPNAALYFPFADLNFLPLLSYMGVDFFGGFQAEYYAYLGIMLTPNSKYDLKNYHIYDLSLPRLKEYNKNSMDFAVREIQENIKNGTLRNLVEARCCTSPEAMSALRLLDKNYSEFLDDFTPLY; this is encoded by the coding sequence ATGATAGAAATAACACTACACGACGGCCCTGCAAGATTTGGAAAATGTAATGAACTCATAACCCCTAATATTTTACCTTCCTCTTTTGATCTAAAAATGATACGGGATGAACCCATGCCCTATGATGTTCCAGAGGAGCTTGCAAAGTGGTCAGTAAATAGAACAATTGAATTTGCAAAAAATAGCAGTGTTGAAGGTATGGTAGTTATTCATGGAGGAAAATACGTGGATTTACGGGTGAAATGCGCCCAAAAGCTGGATGATCTTGGATTTAATTCATTTTTAATAGCTAATTCTAAGGAACTTTTAAGGAATCCTCGAGATCTTGTAAATATCATGGTAAATATAAGAAAAACAGTTAATCCTAATGCAGCACTTTATTTTCCATTTGCAGACTTAAATTTTCTTCCTTTACTTTCTTACATGGGTGTGGACTTCTTTGGGGGATTTCAAGCAGAATATTATGCTTATCTGGGCATCATGCTAACTCCAAATTCTAAATATGACCTTAAAAACTATCATATATATGATTTAAGCCTACCCAGGCTAAAAGAATATAATAAAAACAGTATGGACTTTGCAGTTAGAGAGATACAGGAAAATATCAAAAATGGAACCCTGCGTAATTTAGTAGAAGCACGCTGTTGCACATCTCCAGAAGCAATGTCAGCACTAAGACTGCTTGATAAAAATTATTCTGAATTTTTAGATGATTTCACACCTTTATATTGA
- a CDS encoding methyltransferase domain-containing protein — translation MEKSGKHFHHGRSSREILDSSRVLSTIELKEGDVLLDAGSGDGYMSLAASSIVGENGTVYAVDIYEDSMEILKNEIKSKDIKNITPVIADISEKIPVADESIDVLYMGNVLHGFVENDEVETVMGEIQRVIKSNGVFAVVEFKKEESKCGPPLSVKIAPEDVKKIMQNYGFTVKKVEEVGTHHYVVISIKK, via the coding sequence ATGGAAAAATCAGGAAAACATTTCCATCACGGCCGTTCAAGTAGGGAAATACTGGATTCTTCAAGGGTATTAAGTACAATAGAACTTAAAGAAGGGGATGTATTATTAGATGCTGGTTCTGGTGATGGTTACATGTCTCTTGCTGCTTCATCAATAGTTGGAGAAAATGGAACAGTATATGCTGTAGATATTTATGAAGACTCCATGGAAATTCTTAAAAATGAAATAAAAAGCAAAGATATAAAAAATATAACTCCTGTTATTGCAGATATCAGTGAAAAAATACCAGTAGCAGATGAATCTATTGATGTACTTTATATGGGAAACGTTTTACATGGTTTTGTTGAAAATGATGAAGTTGAGACTGTAATGGGTGAAATCCAAAGAGTAATTAAATCAAATGGTGTCTTTGCTGTTGTTGAATTTAAAAAAGAAGAGTCTAAATGTGGTCCTCCGTTATCAGTTAAAATAGCACCAGAGGATGTTAAAAAAATAATGCAAAATTATGGTTTTACTGTAAAAAAGGTCGAAGAGGTTGGTACTCACCACTATGTTGTTATTTCAATTAAGAAATGA
- a CDS encoding flavodoxin family protein, protein MKIGIIVYSQTNNTYSVAEKLQEKLAVAGNEVNIEKVIPVGEVHPGSKNIEFENKPDVNEYDALIFGSPVQGFSLAPAMKAYMEQMAPLQDKRIACFVTKKLPFNWTGGTRAIGQMKKICQAKGGIVYGTGIVVWNKQRDEKIAEMVEEFSNLF, encoded by the coding sequence ATGAAAATAGGAATTATTGTTTATTCCCAAACCAACAATACATATTCTGTTGCCGAAAAGCTTCAGGAGAAGCTTGCAGTTGCTGGAAATGAAGTGAATATCGAAAAGGTAATACCTGTAGGTGAAGTACACCCTGGATCGAAAAATATCGAGTTTGAAAACAAGCCTGATGTAAATGAATATGATGCGTTGATTTTTGGCTCACCAGTACAAGGATTTTCCCTTGCACCGGCAATGAAAGCATATATGGAGCAGATGGCACCGCTTCAAGATAAACGGATTGCGTGTTTTGTTACCAAGAAATTACCCTTTAACTGGACTGGTGGAACCCGTGCAATTGGACAGATGAAAAAAATCTGCCAGGCTAAAGGTGGAATAGTCTACGGAACTGGCATTGTGGTCTGGAACAAACAGCGTGATGAAAAGATTGCTGAAATGGTTGAAGAATTCAGTAATTTATTTTGA
- a CDS encoding 4Fe-4S binding protein, protein MKQANNWNISPESIRMPLIMLTVFVAIAIISWKLSDNSYMLFNFLCIGSAVSMGIFLNQALPRKHILWGRRITLFLVGTYLLVIVGSWNSENIQIEAFFASILTGALIGAAFIHIAVAKIAGPMVFNRGWCGWACWTVMILDLLPWKRPKNGRLPYWGGLRYVIFTASFIVAYIFIFVLSGDSIIANTTTALQWFIAGNVIYYVVGTASAAFLKDNRAFCKYLCPLTVLLKAFSRFSFMKIEVDDDGCDECGVCEKMCPMDIKILEYKKAGQRVLSTECILCIQCINSCARDLIDCTGKFDVGGKEYLKYKQ, encoded by the coding sequence ATGAAACAGGCTAATAACTGGAACATATCTCCAGAATCTATCAGAATGCCTCTAATTATGTTAACTGTTTTTGTGGCAATTGCAATTATTTCCTGGAAGTTATCAGACAACTCTTACATGCTCTTTAATTTTTTATGTATTGGATCAGCAGTTTCTATGGGTATTTTTTTAAATCAAGCATTGCCAAGGAAACATATACTGTGGGGGCGTCGAATAACTCTATTTTTAGTTGGAACATACCTCCTGGTTATTGTAGGATCATGGAATAGTGAAAATATACAAATAGAAGCATTTTTCGCATCCATATTAACCGGGGCATTGATAGGGGCGGCTTTTATTCATATTGCAGTTGCAAAAATTGCAGGACCCATGGTATTCAATCGTGGATGGTGTGGATGGGCCTGCTGGACAGTCATGATACTGGATCTGCTCCCCTGGAAAAGACCTAAAAATGGACGTTTGCCATATTGGGGCGGATTAAGATATGTTATTTTCACCGCATCTTTTATTGTAGCTTACATTTTCATATTTGTACTATCTGGCGATTCAATCATTGCAAATACTACAACAGCGCTTCAATGGTTTATAGCAGGTAATGTAATATATTATGTGGTTGGAACGGCATCAGCAGCATTTTTAAAAGACAACAGGGCTTTTTGCAAATATTTATGCCCTCTTACAGTTCTATTGAAAGCATTTTCACGATTTTCTTTCATGAAAATAGAGGTAGATGATGATGGCTGTGATGAATGTGGAGTATGTGAAAAAATGTGCCCGATGGACATTAAAATTCTTGAATATAAGAAAGCAGGCCAGCGTGTTCTTTCAACCGAATGTATCCTGTGTATCCAGTGTATTAATAGCTGTGCACGAGATTTAATAGACTGTACAGGTAAATTTGATGTGGGAGGTAAGGAATATCTTAAATATAAACAGTGA
- a CDS encoding carboxymuconolactone decarboxylase family protein: MKTGRGKMSEDRYQKGMEMLKRMNPKSYEELKNTLKDIAPDLARFVAEFPYGDVYTRPGLDLKTRELVTIAAITALGTAPLQLKSHINGALNVGCTREEIVEVLIQMAVYAGFPAALNGIYIAKEVFEKLDK, encoded by the coding sequence ATGAAAACAGGAAGAGGAAAGATGAGTGAAGATCGTTACCAAAAAGGAATGGAAATGCTTAAAAGAATGAATCCAAAGTCATACGAAGAACTAAAAAATACTTTAAAGGATATTGCTCCAGATTTAGCCCGTTTTGTTGCTGAATTTCCTTATGGAGATGTTTACACACGTCCTGGCCTGGATTTAAAAACAAGGGAGCTTGTAACTATTGCAGCAATCACTGCTCTTGGTACTGCTCCATTACAACTTAAAAGCCATATTAATGGTGCTTTAAATGTGGGCTGCACCCGTGAAGAAATCGTAGAAGTTTTAATCCAGATGGCTGTTTATGCTGGTTTTCCGGCTGCTTTAAACGGAATATACATTGCAAAAGAAGTTTTTGAAAAGTTAGATAAGTAA
- the ppk1 gene encoding polyphosphate kinase 1, with protein sequence MSEIDYSFTQNRELSWLKFNERVLEEAEDISVPLLERLKYVSIFTSNLDEFYRVRCGSLYDLSLIDKHYVDNKTGLNAQDQLDAIFDRTKFLYRRRDNVYESLIPLLKEEGICDLDFEDLTKKEAKFIHKYFFNCVFPLLSPQIIGFQHPFPHIVNKSINVMLILKDDGETVYGLIPIPASLSRVVYSPNDKKRFILMEKIIYKFANEIFSNYEVKFKTIVSVTRNADIALSNDQIDEDEDYRGYMKKILKKRARLAPIRLEFYKYSDAQLTEFLCDQLNIKKTQVQISNTPLEMSYVFELYDHLQKVDKLIFHKLSFSPYYPKIPKSFRKGKIISQLKKKDILLFYPYDSIEPFLKFLKEAANDKNVVSVQITIYRLARSSSVIKYLLEAVENGKDVTVLIELRARFDEANNIHYAALLEEAGCRILYGFEEYKVHSKICLITRKERDGIQYITQLGTGNYNEKTSKLYTDLSLMTNNQAIGEDAMLFFKNMSISNLHGNYKHLLVAPFGFKNKLIEKINEEIDKAENDQPARIIMKMNSLTDRELIDRLSEASNAGVKIKLIIRSICCLIPGLPGKTENIEVISVVGRFLEHSRIFCFGTGKDISLYLSSGDLMTRNTEKRVEITYPIEDKALKKQIIRILNIMFSDNVKARKINEKGDYEKIIGDRDLIDSQDYFMHHDFRKLKKEK encoded by the coding sequence ATGTCTGAAATAGATTATAGTTTTACCCAGAACCGTGAATTATCATGGTTAAAATTTAATGAACGTGTTTTAGAAGAAGCAGAAGATATTTCTGTTCCTTTACTTGAACGCTTAAAATATGTATCTATTTTTACCAGTAATTTAGATGAATTTTACAGGGTTAGATGTGGAAGTTTATATGATTTATCTTTGATTGATAAACACTATGTTGATAATAAAACCGGTTTAAATGCACAGGATCAATTAGATGCCATTTTTGATAGGACCAAATTTTTATATAGACGTAGAGATAATGTGTATGAATCTCTTATTCCTCTTTTAAAAGAGGAAGGTATTTGTGATTTAGATTTTGAGGATTTAACTAAAAAAGAAGCTAAATTTATTCATAAATATTTCTTTAATTGTGTTTTTCCACTTTTATCTCCCCAAATCATTGGTTTTCAACATCCTTTCCCACATATAGTAAACAAATCCATAAATGTCATGTTAATTTTGAAAGATGATGGCGAAACAGTATATGGGCTTATTCCGATTCCTGCATCTTTATCCCGAGTTGTTTATTCTCCAAATGATAAAAAGCGTTTTATTTTAATGGAAAAAATAATTTACAAATTTGCTAATGAAATTTTTTCTAATTATGAAGTAAAATTTAAAACCATAGTCTCTGTAACCAGAAATGCAGATATTGCTTTATCTAATGATCAAATTGATGAAGATGAAGATTATCGAGGTTATATGAAAAAAATTTTAAAGAAGAGAGCTCGTTTAGCACCAATTAGATTGGAATTTTATAAATATTCTGATGCACAATTAACCGAATTTTTATGTGATCAATTAAATATCAAGAAAACCCAGGTGCAAATCTCCAATACTCCTTTAGAAATGAGTTATGTATTTGAGTTATATGATCATCTTCAAAAAGTAGATAAATTAATTTTCCATAAATTATCGTTTAGTCCATATTATCCTAAAATACCAAAGTCGTTTAGAAAAGGAAAGATTATTTCTCAGTTAAAAAAGAAGGATATTTTACTTTTTTATCCATATGATTCAATAGAACCTTTTTTGAAATTTTTAAAGGAGGCAGCTAACGATAAAAATGTTGTATCAGTTCAGATTACTATTTACAGATTGGCCAGGTCTTCTTCTGTAATAAAATATTTATTAGAAGCAGTTGAGAATGGAAAAGACGTTACAGTTTTAATTGAACTTAGAGCCAGATTTGATGAAGCAAATAATATTCATTATGCTGCTTTACTAGAAGAAGCTGGTTGCAGAATATTGTATGGCTTTGAAGAGTATAAAGTACATTCTAAAATTTGTTTAATCACCAGAAAAGAGAGAGATGGTATTCAATATATTACTCAATTAGGAACTGGTAATTACAATGAAAAAACCAGTAAACTATACACAGATTTAAGCTTAATGACCAACAACCAGGCTATTGGAGAAGATGCAATGTTATTCTTTAAGAATATGTCTATTTCCAATTTGCATGGGAATTATAAACATTTATTAGTTGCTCCTTTCGGATTTAAAAATAAATTAATTGAAAAAATCAATGAAGAAATCGATAAAGCAGAGAATGATCAGCCCGCAAGAATTATCATGAAAATGAATTCTTTAACTGATAGGGAATTAATTGACCGGTTAAGTGAAGCATCCAACGCTGGAGTAAAAATTAAATTAATAATTAGAAGTATTTGTTGTTTAATTCCAGGACTGCCTGGTAAGACTGAAAATATTGAAGTTATTAGTGTAGTAGGCAGGTTCTTAGAGCATTCCAGGATTTTTTGTTTTGGTACTGGAAAAGATATCTCATTATATTTATCCAGCGGAGATTTAATGACCCGAAATACAGAAAAAAGAGTTGAAATTACTTATCCTATTGAAGACAAGGCATTAAAGAAACAAATTATACGTATTTTAAATATTATGTTTAGTGACAATGTTAAAGCCAGAAAAATTAATGAGAAAGGAGATTATGAGAAAATTATTGGAGACAGGGATTTAATTGATTCTCAAGATTATTTTATGCACCACGATTTTAGAAAACTGAAAAAGGAAAAGTAG
- a CDS encoding phosphatase, whose amino-acid sequence MLFGIVDIGSNTVKLNVYRCENRVVKVLFSKKENLGLVFYIKEGKLTNKGIGKLVTVLKEMKKSLDSLKIENYSFFATAALRNIENRADVIEIINEEVEIEIDVLSGEEEGELSFCGSVSTLKKDNGILIDVGGGSIEIVLFESKKIKKTYSIPVGSLKMYNDYVSLMLPDKKESNLIKERIYSELEKAGVSNEKIPFICGIGGGLRAIGKLLVDLNLQQEKADLIDVELLKQLENELKHNNKDTYNRILHVKPSKIHTLVPALLILESINSYFGCEEIQISKFSVREGYLYKKLLNRAC is encoded by the coding sequence ATGTTATTTGGAATCGTAGACATTGGTTCAAATACAGTTAAATTAAACGTTTATCGCTGTGAAAACCGTGTAGTAAAGGTTTTATTTTCAAAAAAAGAGAATTTAGGTTTAGTATTTTATATTAAAGAAGGAAAGTTAACCAATAAAGGTATTGGGAAATTAGTAACTGTTCTTAAAGAAATGAAAAAAAGTCTGGATTCTTTAAAAATAGAAAATTACAGCTTCTTTGCCACGGCTGCACTCAGAAATATTGAAAATAGGGCTGATGTTATTGAAATTATTAATGAAGAAGTTGAAATTGAAATTGATGTATTATCTGGTGAGGAAGAGGGAGAATTAAGCTTTTGTGGATCTGTTTCCACCTTAAAAAAGGACAATGGGATTTTAATTGATGTAGGGGGTGGCAGCATTGAAATTGTACTTTTTGAAAGTAAAAAAATTAAGAAAACCTACAGTATTCCGGTTGGTTCTTTAAAAATGTATAATGATTATGTATCTCTTATGTTACCCGATAAAAAAGAGTCTAATTTGATTAAAGAAAGAATATATTCAGAATTAGAAAAAGCGGGCGTTAGTAATGAAAAAATTCCTTTCATATGTGGTATTGGTGGAGGTCTTCGTGCCATTGGAAAATTATTGGTGGATTTAAATTTACAGCAGGAAAAAGCTGATTTAATAGATGTTGAATTACTGAAACAGTTAGAAAATGAATTAAAGCACAATAATAAAGATACTTATAACAGAATATTACATGTTAAACCATCAAAAATTCATACTCTGGTCCCTGCTTTATTAATACTGGAGTCAATTAATTCTTATTTTGGATGTGAAGAAATACAAATCAGTAAATTTAGTGTTAGAGAAGGTTATTTATATAAAAAATTGTTGAATAGGGCTTGTTGA
- a CDS encoding TatD family hydrolase, with translation MIDSHCHVDFKEFNQNREEVMERAKKKLSGIINSGATLGGNRRTLKLVDEYKGFLQGTLGFHPVNASKADASIIEQAFKEINENIDKAVALGETGLDFHHVKDTEKRNKQVNVFRSFIDLANEYEMPLVIHARDAESKSLEIVMKYSKGIDVIFHCYGGDVETMNKIIEENHYISYSTVICYSDYHSKLVEQTPLENILTETDSPYLSPFKGKKNEPAFVEETVKKIAEIKSVSPLKVDKKTEKNAKRVFGM, from the coding sequence ATGATTGATTCACACTGTCATGTTGATTTTAAAGAGTTTAACCAGAATAGAGAAGAAGTAATGGAGAGAGCAAAGAAAAAACTGAGTGGAATTATAAATTCAGGAGCTACTCTGGGCGGTAACAGGCGAACTCTTAAATTGGTGGACGAATATAAAGGATTTTTGCAGGGAACGCTTGGATTTCATCCAGTAAATGCTTCTAAAGCAGATGCATCAATAATTGAACAGGCATTTAAAGAAATTAACGAAAATATTGATAAAGCCGTAGCTCTTGGGGAAACTGGCCTTGATTTTCACCATGTAAAAGATACTGAAAAAAGAAATAAGCAGGTAAATGTTTTCAGGTCATTTATAGACCTTGCAAATGAGTATGAAATGCCTCTTGTAATCCATGCCCGGGATGCTGAATCAAAATCTTTGGAAATAGTTATGAAATATTCAAAGGGTATAGACGTTATATTCCACTGCTATGGCGGTGATGTGGAAACTATGAATAAAATCATAGAAGAAAACCATTATATCTCTTATTCGACGGTGATTTGTTATTCTGATTATCACAGTAAACTCGTTGAACAAACACCATTAGAAAATATTTTAACAGAAACTGACAGCCCTTATCTCTCTCCATTTAAAGGAAAGAAGAATGAACCTGCATTTGTAGAAGAAACAGTTAAAAAAATTGCAGAAATTAAGTCAGTGTCTCCACTAAAAGTTGATAAAAAAACAGAAAAAAATGCAAAAAGGGTTTTTGGAATGTAG
- the uppS gene encoding polyprenyl diphosphate synthase has protein sequence MEPLKPLYRIYEWYISRNLKVKNMPKHIAIIMDGNRRYSKLMGNMQAIEGHKRGVDTLEKVLDWSIEFGIKIVTAYAFSTENFKRPQEEVKGLMKLFQKNFEEIANNPKIHKNKVRVKAVGNLDLLPKNVREAIKVAEESTASYDKRIVNIAIGYDGRMEIIDAIKKISNEFKEGKINLEDINEDLVNKNLYTAGLEDPNLIIRTSGEERLSGFLLWQSSYSELYFCDSLWPELRKVDFLRALRSYQERERRFGI, from the coding sequence ATGGAACCACTGAAACCACTTTATAGAATTTATGAATGGTACATATCAAGAAATCTTAAAGTAAAAAATATGCCCAAGCACATCGCTATAATAATGGACGGCAACAGGCGTTATTCAAAATTAATGGGGAATATGCAAGCTATAGAAGGTCACAAAAGAGGAGTAGACACCCTTGAAAAAGTTTTAGACTGGTCAATAGAATTTGGAATAAAAATAGTAACTGCATATGCCTTTTCTACCGAGAATTTTAAAAGGCCACAAGAAGAGGTTAAGGGCTTAATGAAGCTTTTCCAGAAAAATTTTGAGGAAATAGCCAACAATCCTAAGATCCACAAGAATAAGGTGAGGGTTAAGGCCGTTGGTAATCTGGATTTACTTCCCAAAAACGTTCGGGAAGCCATAAAGGTTGCCGAAGAATCGACTGCTTCATACGATAAGCGGATTGTTAACATTGCAATTGGCTATGATGGACGTATGGAAATAATTGATGCCATAAAAAAAATATCAAATGAATTTAAAGAAGGAAAAATTAATCTTGAGGATATAAATGAAGATCTGGTTAATAAAAACCTTTACACTGCAGGTTTAGAGGACCCAAATCTTATAATAAGGACAAGCGGTGAAGAAAGGCTGAGCGGCTTCCTTTTATGGCAGTCTTCATATTCAGAACTTTACTTCTGCGATAGTTTATGGCCAGAGCTTAGAAAAGTAGACTTTTTAAGGGCACTAAGGTCTTATCAAGAAAGGGAAAGGCGCTTTGGGATTTAA
- the mtxX gene encoding methanogenesis marker protein Mmp4/MtxX: MKIAAGLGQNRNILEASKRVDFEVILTESEDELIHMLLNKEVDAALRGSLSVSNIMNILKEKYSNKIHRASFLEACNCKFLFAPVGIDEGENLQDKAKIIELGADFLFKIGIEPKIAILSGGRPQDIGRSPKIDDSIEEAMNLTEIIKDKYFVKHYFILIEDAIKDNVNFILAPDGISGNLIFRTLVFLGSGKSYGAITLGIDEIFIDTSRSQTVEGYKRALEFSNYLARLKSRSENGTTETTL; this comes from the coding sequence ATGAAAATAGCGGCAGGTCTTGGGCAAAATAGAAATATTTTAGAGGCTTCAAAGAGAGTCGACTTTGAAGTTATATTAACTGAATCTGAAGATGAATTGATTCACATGCTGCTAAATAAAGAGGTAGACGCTGCTTTAAGAGGTTCATTAAGTGTTTCAAATATAATGAATATTTTAAAAGAAAAATACAGTAATAAGATACATCGGGCTTCATTTTTAGAGGCATGTAATTGCAAATTTCTTTTTGCGCCTGTTGGAATTGATGAAGGAGAGAATTTACAGGATAAAGCAAAAATAATAGAATTAGGCGCTGATTTTTTATTTAAAATTGGAATTGAACCTAAGATTGCTATTCTTTCTGGTGGAAGACCTCAAGATATTGGTAGAAGTCCTAAAATTGATGATTCCATCGAAGAAGCTATGAATTTAACAGAGATCATAAAAGATAAATATTTTGTAAAACATTATTTTATATTAATAGAGGATGCTATAAAAGATAATGTAAACTTCATTCTGGCACCAGACGGAATTTCTGGGAACCTGATCTTTAGAACGCTTGTTTTTTTAGGTTCAGGAAAAAGTTATGGTGCAATAACACTTGGAATTGACGAAATTTTCATTGATACCTCAAGATCACAGACTGTAGAAGGATATAAACGAGCTTTAGAGTTTTCAAACTATCTGGCAAGACTTAAAAGTAGGAGTGAAAATGGAACCACTGAAACCACTTTATAG